One window of Microbacterium sp. 1S1 genomic DNA carries:
- a CDS encoding penicillin acylase family protein, with protein MTDSPASAVPPRPSLGARIGRIAFVVVAALVVVAVAGAFFVTWTIQRSFPQTSGSTALEGLTADVTVQRDASGVPTITADSSDDLFFAEGFVHAQDRFFEMDFRRHVTSGRVAELFGASQAGTDAFLRTLGWRKTAEAEVEAMDDVTRGYYEAYADGVNAYLSSRSGAELSLEYAVLGLQNPDYEPEPWEPADSVAWLKAMAWDLRTNVEDETERALLAGQLAEDPEVDVESVLGTLYPDYPFDRNPVIVPTISTVAPLDTGAEPAAFTLTEDDGEAQQAMTTVEWEEASSVIEAASVLVGDVGEGIGSNSWVVSGDLTESGMPLLANDPHLGASLPSVWYQVQLKCSTVDEDCPFDVGGFSFSGLPGIVIGHNQRVAWGFTNLTTDVTDLYVERIEGDSYWRDGALVPLEESTETIEVAGGDDIELTIRSTVHGPIISGLTDDFTGIAENPTPGLAAEGSVPAAPGSDAAEYAVSLRWTALDPGTTATAIFALSTAQDFEDFRRAASLFDVPAQNLIYADVDGNIGYQTPGRLPIRGAGDGWMPQPGWDSGYDWSGYIPFEELPVSYNPSSGYIVTANNAIVTDDYEHFLSRDWDQGYRAARIAHLIERRAAAGPLTSEDMREIQMDGEMWIGKQLAAAMADIEVEGAGPQQAVELLRGWGAQNSASSPAAAYANVLWSNLVQNIFSEREQPLPIDGQGRLFTVVGAMLEDPADPLWSNPRLDVDSREDMLALSAEEAYEELSGLQGTDVARWNWGGLHALTLTSDTFGSSGIAPIEALFNRGPYPVGGGASVVDATGWQLGVSYATTTVPSMRMVIDLSDFDDSTWIHLTGASGHAFHQHYVDQTEDWSTGVQRPWSFTTKAVTAAAVDTLTLTPAD; from the coding sequence ATGACCGATTCGCCGGCGTCCGCCGTTCCCCCGCGCCCCTCCCTGGGTGCTCGCATCGGACGCATCGCGTTCGTCGTGGTCGCCGCCCTGGTGGTGGTGGCCGTCGCGGGCGCGTTCTTCGTCACGTGGACGATCCAGCGCTCGTTTCCCCAGACCTCCGGTTCGACGGCGCTGGAGGGGCTGACGGCCGACGTCACGGTGCAGCGCGATGCCAGCGGCGTGCCCACCATCACCGCCGACTCCTCGGACGACCTGTTCTTCGCCGAGGGTTTCGTGCACGCGCAGGACCGGTTCTTCGAGATGGACTTCCGTCGTCACGTGACCTCGGGCCGGGTCGCCGAGCTGTTCGGCGCCTCCCAGGCCGGCACCGACGCGTTCCTCCGCACCCTGGGCTGGCGCAAGACCGCCGAGGCCGAGGTCGAGGCGATGGACGACGTGACCCGCGGCTACTACGAGGCCTACGCGGACGGTGTCAACGCGTACCTGTCGTCGCGGTCCGGCGCCGAGCTGTCCCTGGAGTACGCGGTCCTCGGGCTGCAGAACCCCGACTACGAACCGGAGCCGTGGGAGCCCGCGGACTCGGTGGCGTGGCTGAAGGCGATGGCCTGGGACCTCCGCACCAACGTCGAGGACGAGACGGAGCGGGCGCTCCTCGCCGGGCAGCTCGCCGAGGATCCGGAGGTGGACGTGGAGTCCGTTCTCGGGACGTTGTACCCGGACTACCCCTTCGACCGGAACCCCGTGATCGTCCCCACGATCTCGACCGTCGCCCCGCTCGACACCGGCGCCGAGCCCGCCGCCTTCACCCTGACCGAGGACGACGGTGAGGCGCAGCAGGCCATGACCACCGTCGAGTGGGAGGAGGCGTCCTCCGTGATCGAGGCGGCGAGCGTGCTGGTCGGTGACGTCGGCGAGGGCATCGGCTCGAACTCCTGGGTCGTCTCCGGCGACCTCACCGAGTCCGGGATGCCGCTGCTGGCCAACGACCCGCACCTCGGCGCCTCCCTCCCCTCGGTCTGGTACCAGGTGCAGCTCAAGTGCTCGACGGTGGACGAGGACTGCCCGTTCGACGTGGGCGGATTCTCGTTCTCGGGGCTGCCCGGTATCGTCATCGGCCACAACCAGCGCGTGGCGTGGGGCTTCACCAACCTCACCACCGACGTGACCGACCTGTACGTCGAACGCATCGAGGGCGACTCGTACTGGCGCGACGGCGCGCTCGTCCCGCTCGAGGAGAGCACGGAGACCATCGAGGTCGCTGGCGGGGACGACATCGAGCTCACGATCCGCTCCACCGTGCACGGACCGATCATCTCCGGCCTCACCGACGACTTCACCGGCATCGCGGAGAACCCGACCCCCGGTCTCGCCGCCGAGGGGTCCGTCCCCGCCGCACCCGGATCCGATGCCGCGGAGTACGCCGTCAGCCTCCGATGGACGGCGCTCGACCCCGGCACCACCGCGACCGCGATCTTCGCGCTGTCCACGGCGCAGGACTTCGAGGACTTCCGCCGAGCCGCCTCCCTGTTCGACGTGCCGGCTCAGAACCTCATCTACGCGGATGTCGACGGCAACATCGGCTACCAGACGCCCGGTCGGCTTCCGATCCGCGGGGCGGGCGACGGCTGGATGCCGCAGCCCGGATGGGACAGCGGCTACGACTGGTCCGGCTACATCCCGTTCGAGGAGCTGCCGGTGTCGTACAACCCGAGCTCCGGGTACATCGTCACGGCCAACAACGCGATCGTCACCGACGACTACGAGCACTTCCTCTCCCGGGACTGGGATCAGGGCTACCGTGCCGCCCGCATCGCGCACCTCATCGAACGCCGTGCCGCCGCAGGCCCGCTGACCTCCGAGGACATGCGCGAGATCCAGATGGACGGCGAGATGTGGATCGGCAAGCAGCTCGCCGCCGCGATGGCCGACATCGAGGTCGAGGGCGCGGGCCCGCAGCAGGCGGTCGAGCTGCTCCGAGGGTGGGGCGCGCAGAACAGCGCGTCCTCGCCCGCCGCGGCGTACGCGAACGTGCTGTGGTCCAACCTCGTGCAGAACATCTTCAGCGAGCGCGAGCAGCCGTTGCCGATCGACGGCCAGGGGCGGCTGTTCACGGTCGTCGGCGCCATGCTGGAGGACCCCGCAGACCCCCTGTGGAGCAACCCGCGGCTCGACGTCGACAGCAGGGAGGACATGCTCGCGCTGTCCGCCGAGGAGGCGTACGAGGAGCTGTCCGGGCTGCAGGGCACGGACGTCGCGCGGTGGAACTGGGGCGGACTGCACGCGCTCACGCTCACCAGCGACACGTTCGGTTCGTCCGGCATCGCCCCGATCGAGGCGCTCTTCAACCGCGGCCCGTACCCCGTCGGCGGCGGAGCGTCGGTGGTCGATGCGACCGGCTGGCAGCTCGGCGTTTCGTATGCGACGACCACCGTCCCCTCCATGCGGATGGTCATCGACCTGTCCGACTTCGACGACTCGACCTGGATCCACCTCACCGGAGCCTCCGGCCACGCCTTCCACCAGCACTACGTCGACCAGACGGAGGACTGGTCGACGGGCGTGCAGCGGCCGTGGTCCTTCACCACGAAGGCCGTGACGGCGGCAGCCGTCGACACCCTCACCCTGACCCCCGCCGACTGA
- a CDS encoding YhgE/Pip family protein produces the protein MKVPAMIAAELRRLTASRMGILALVALICVPILYGGLYLWANQDPYAKFSEVPVALVVDDEGAPAPTTGTEPASGETVNYGEDVAENLIEGNAFDWQRMDEDQAADALRHGDVDFTVTIPADFSAALTSAAGDDPHQARIELETNDANNYLASSMGSQAVEKIRSSVAEMVGSEAAERLLTGLSEVRDNLVSATDGATQLADGASTAASGSTTLADGTAKLADGSAQLASGARTLADGAQQVSAGNRQLADVADRAGAAVQEATNALPQVRSDIADLLTQRGLTPEEIDEVLARLDPLGTRIEEGNAQVQDAVDKVDQLAAGSASVASGASELASGAGTLATGAAAANTGAAQLRDGLQTLSSGTAELRDGLADGVQAIPASTPDLRSLQADTIADPVKVSSDKVASAEDYGAGLAPFFAALSAWIGIYALFLIVKPISRRAVTALHSPIRITLAGWLTPAMLGAVQMLGLMGILALTLGFAFDHPLGTLGVMMFASATFAAIILALNVWLGSVGQFLGLVLMVLQLVTAGGTFPWQTLPAPLAALHHVLPLGYVVDAMRQLMYGGDYARAGWDLAVLGTWLAGALLLAMIGVTRMTHRRTLRDLQPSLIG, from the coding sequence ATGAAGGTTCCCGCCATGATCGCCGCCGAACTCCGCCGCCTGACCGCGAGCCGCATGGGCATCCTCGCCCTCGTGGCCCTCATCTGCGTGCCCATCCTCTATGGCGGCCTCTACCTCTGGGCGAACCAGGACCCGTATGCGAAGTTCTCCGAGGTCCCCGTGGCCCTCGTCGTGGACGACGAGGGCGCGCCCGCCCCCACGACCGGAACCGAGCCCGCAAGCGGCGAGACCGTCAACTACGGCGAGGACGTCGCGGAGAATCTAATCGAGGGGAACGCCTTCGACTGGCAGCGGATGGACGAGGACCAGGCGGCGGACGCGCTGCGTCACGGCGACGTCGACTTCACCGTGACCATTCCCGCCGACTTCTCCGCCGCGCTCACGTCCGCCGCGGGCGACGATCCGCATCAGGCCCGCATCGAGCTGGAGACCAACGACGCGAACAACTACCTCGCCTCGTCGATGGGATCGCAGGCCGTCGAGAAGATCCGCAGCTCCGTCGCCGAGATGGTCGGCAGCGAGGCCGCGGAACGACTGCTGACCGGCCTCAGCGAGGTGCGGGACAACCTGGTCTCGGCCACCGACGGTGCCACCCAGCTCGCCGACGGCGCGAGCACGGCCGCCTCCGGCAGCACCACCCTGGCCGACGGGACCGCGAAGCTGGCCGACGGCTCGGCTCAGCTCGCCTCGGGCGCCCGGACGCTCGCCGACGGCGCCCAGCAGGTGAGCGCAGGCAACCGCCAGCTCGCCGACGTCGCCGACCGCGCGGGAGCCGCGGTGCAGGAGGCGACGAACGCTCTCCCGCAGGTGCGGTCGGACATCGCCGACCTCCTGACGCAGCGGGGACTCACGCCGGAGGAGATCGACGAGGTGCTCGCCCGCCTGGATCCGCTGGGCACTCGGATCGAGGAGGGAAACGCGCAGGTGCAGGACGCCGTCGACAAGGTCGATCAGCTCGCCGCCGGCTCCGCGTCCGTTGCGTCCGGAGCGAGCGAGCTCGCCAGCGGCGCGGGCACCCTCGCCACCGGCGCCGCCGCGGCGAACACCGGCGCGGCCCAGCTGCGCGACGGCCTGCAAACCCTGTCCTCCGGAACCGCGGAGCTGCGGGACGGCCTCGCCGACGGCGTCCAGGCCATCCCCGCCTCCACTCCCGACCTGCGCTCCCTGCAGGCCGACACCATCGCGGACCCCGTGAAGGTGTCCAGCGACAAGGTCGCCTCCGCCGAGGACTACGGCGCCGGCCTCGCCCCGTTCTTCGCGGCCCTCTCGGCCTGGATCGGCATCTACGCGCTGTTCCTCATCGTGAAGCCGATCTCGCGCCGTGCCGTCACCGCGCTTCACTCCCCGATCCGGATCACGCTCGCGGGGTGGTTGACCCCGGCGATGCTCGGCGCGGTCCAGATGCTGGGGCTGATGGGGATCCTCGCACTCACCCTCGGCTTCGCGTTCGACCACCCGCTCGGCACGCTCGGGGTGATGATGTTCGCCTCGGCGACCTTCGCCGCGATCATCCTGGCCCTCAACGTCTGGCTGGGCTCGGTCGGGCAGTTCCTCGGACTCGTGCTCATGGTGCTGCAGCTCGTCACCGCGGGCGGCACCTTCCCGTGGCAGACCCTGCCTGCCCCACTCGCGGCGCTGCACCACGTGCTGCCGCTCGGCTACGTGGTCGATGCGATGCGTCAGCTCATGTACGGCGGTGACTACGCCCGTGCCGGATGGGACCTGGCCGTGCTCGGCACCTGGCTGGCCGGCGCGCTGCTGCTCGCGATGATCGGAGTCACCCGCATGACGCATCGTCGGACCCTTCGGGATCTGCAGCCGAGTCTCATCGGCTGA
- a CDS encoding TetR/AcrR family transcriptional regulator — translation MTPRALRRDAVENRAGILSAARAALASDPHASIDAIARTAGLSRRTLYGHFEDRDALIRELVSTGAQRFNAIAASIDDPDARLALARLAARLWDEAAHIQVAAALALDETHVQHTADALAPLRRSVAALVRRGQQDGSFRTDLTAPTLARLIEEMARTVVARTDAQSSGAENIAVRAVLSIAGLSWREADDLLAAHPDLVAEEQEVPA, via the coding sequence ATGACTCCTCGTGCTCTTCGTCGCGACGCCGTGGAGAACCGCGCCGGCATCCTGTCCGCGGCCCGCGCCGCCCTCGCCTCCGACCCCCACGCCTCGATCGACGCGATCGCCCGGACCGCCGGCCTCTCCCGCCGCACCCTCTACGGCCACTTCGAGGATCGCGACGCCCTGATCCGCGAGCTCGTCTCCACCGGCGCCCAGCGCTTCAACGCCATCGCCGCCTCGATCGACGACCCGGACGCCCGCCTCGCCCTCGCCCGTCTCGCCGCACGGCTCTGGGATGAGGCCGCGCACATCCAGGTTGCCGCCGCCCTCGCTCTCGATGAGACGCACGTCCAGCACACCGCCGATGCCCTCGCCCCGCTGCGCCGAAGCGTCGCTGCACTCGTACGGCGGGGGCAGCAGGACGGCAGCTTCCGCACGGACCTCACGGCGCCCACGCTCGCGCGCCTGATCGAGGAGATGGCCCGCACCGTCGTCGCCCGGACCGATGCGCAGAGCAGCGGCGCAGAGAACATCGCCGTCCGCGCCGTGCTCAGCATCGCCGGGCTCTCCTGGCGGGAGGCGGACGACCTCCTCGCCGCCCATCCCGACCTCGTGGCCGAGGAGCAGGAGGTGCCCGCATGA
- a CDS encoding GntR family transcriptional regulator produces the protein MIETNDDTRACSGASGDANAHRVLQSRLADAILTGELAPAARLDDARLAAAFGAARPEVRRALDGLAAAGLIAVRRDGTRSVTVLDGDRARDVVAMFGDVWIGSVRHAMSLLHADDVAYLQELMDDVTLAVGARDVAAFAAAVRVFAVAFARIEGNTERAELLASLGALLGCITRRAGGSFDWSDVSAAVARIAAVLPDRDAAAMRAALIALFDDVLPSIVDHAVAQARPLAAA, from the coding sequence ATGATCGAGACGAACGACGATACGCGCGCGTGCAGCGGGGCATCGGGGGACGCGAACGCACACCGCGTCCTGCAGAGCCGGCTGGCCGACGCCATCCTGACGGGCGAGCTCGCTCCGGCGGCACGTCTGGACGACGCACGGCTCGCGGCCGCTTTCGGCGCGGCGAGACCAGAGGTCCGCCGCGCGCTGGACGGGCTCGCCGCGGCCGGGCTGATCGCGGTGCGCCGAGACGGCACGCGATCGGTGACCGTGCTGGACGGCGACCGCGCGCGGGACGTGGTGGCGATGTTCGGCGACGTCTGGATCGGTTCCGTCCGACACGCGATGAGCCTGCTCCACGCCGACGATGTCGCCTATCTGCAAGAGCTCATGGACGACGTAACGCTCGCGGTCGGGGCCAGGGACGTCGCTGCCTTCGCGGCGGCGGTGCGCGTCTTCGCGGTCGCATTCGCCCGGATCGAGGGGAACACGGAGCGTGCGGAGCTGCTCGCGAGTCTGGGGGCGCTCCTCGGGTGCATCACCCGGCGCGCGGGAGGGTCCTTCGACTGGTCCGACGTGAGCGCGGCGGTCGCACGGATCGCGGCTGTCCTGCCCGACCGCGACGCCGCGGCGATGCGCGCCGCTCTCATCGCCCTGTTCGACGACGTGCTGCCGAGCATCGTCGACCACGCGGTGGCGCAGGCGCGTCCCCTCGCCGCGGCCTGA
- the argG gene encoding argininosuccinate synthase translates to MSKVLQSLPVGERVGIAFSGGLDTSVAVAWMRDKGAVPFTYTGDLGQYDEDDIASIPGRALEYGAEASRLIDCKTALVEEGFVALSCGAFHIRSGGKTYFNTTPLGRAVTGTLLVRAMREDGVDIWGDGSTYKGNDIERFYRYGLLANPRLRIYKPWLDADFVTELGGRQEMSEWLVAHGFPYRDSAEKAYSTDANIWGATHEAKTLEHLDVSLETVDPIMGVKFWDPSVAIETEDVSVTFEGGRPVAINGVEFSDPVALVQEANAIGGRHGLGMSDQIENRIIEAKSRGIYEAPAMALLFIAYERLVNGILNEDTLATYHEQGRRLGRLMYEGRWLEPQSLMLRESIQRWVGSTISGTVTIRLRRGDDWTILDTVSPNLSYGPEKLSMERVGDAAFGPVDRIGQLTMRNLDIADSRARLEQYAGLGLVGGATGELVGRVTAGESAEITESVHGSISEADENLADAVDTASERAAFDSGTD, encoded by the coding sequence ATGTCCAAGGTCCTCCAGTCCCTGCCCGTCGGCGAGCGCGTCGGCATCGCCTTCTCCGGAGGACTCGACACCTCCGTCGCCGTCGCGTGGATGCGCGACAAGGGTGCTGTCCCCTTCACCTACACGGGCGACCTCGGACAGTACGACGAGGACGACATCGCGTCGATCCCCGGCCGCGCGCTGGAGTACGGCGCCGAAGCCTCGCGGCTGATCGACTGCAAGACGGCGCTGGTCGAGGAGGGCTTCGTCGCCCTGTCCTGCGGCGCCTTCCACATCCGCTCCGGCGGCAAGACGTACTTCAACACCACGCCGCTGGGCCGGGCGGTCACCGGCACGCTGCTCGTGCGCGCGATGCGGGAGGACGGCGTCGACATCTGGGGCGACGGCTCCACTTACAAGGGCAACGACATCGAACGGTTCTACCGCTACGGGCTGCTTGCCAACCCGCGGCTGCGGATCTACAAGCCCTGGCTCGACGCGGACTTCGTGACAGAGCTCGGCGGTCGCCAGGAGATGAGCGAGTGGCTCGTCGCGCACGGCTTCCCGTACCGCGACTCGGCCGAGAAGGCCTACTCCACCGACGCGAACATCTGGGGCGCGACGCACGAGGCGAAGACGCTCGAGCACCTCGACGTCTCGCTGGAGACCGTCGACCCGATCATGGGCGTGAAGTTCTGGGATCCGTCCGTCGCTATCGAGACCGAGGACGTCTCGGTCACCTTCGAGGGCGGCCGTCCCGTCGCGATCAACGGCGTCGAGTTCAGCGACCCGGTCGCCCTGGTGCAGGAGGCGAACGCGATCGGCGGACGGCACGGCCTCGGCATGAGCGACCAGATCGAGAACCGCATCATCGAGGCCAAGTCGCGCGGCATCTACGAGGCTCCGGCCATGGCGCTGCTGTTCATCGCGTACGAACGTCTCGTCAACGGCATCCTCAACGAGGACACCCTCGCGACCTATCACGAGCAGGGGCGCCGCCTGGGCCGCCTCATGTACGAGGGTCGGTGGCTCGAGCCGCAGTCGCTCATGCTCCGCGAGTCCATCCAGCGCTGGGTCGGCTCGACGATCTCGGGCACCGTGACGATCCGCCTGCGCCGCGGTGACGACTGGACGATCCTCGACACCGTCTCCCCCAACCTGTCGTACGGACCCGAGAAGCTGTCCATGGAGCGCGTCGGGGACGCCGCGTTCGGACCGGTGGACCGGATCGGTCAGCTCACGATGCGAAACCTCGACATCGCCGATTCCCGCGCGCGTCTGGAGCAGTACGCGGGCCTCGGCCTCGTCGGCGGAGCCACCGGCGAGCTCGTCGGCCGCGTGACCGCGGGCGAGTCCGCCGAGATCACCGAGTCGGTCCACGGCTCGATCTCCGAGGCCGACGAGAACCTCGCCGACGCCGTCGACACCGCCTCCGAGCGCGCCGCGTTCGACTCCGGCACCGACTGA
- a CDS encoding ZIP family metal transporter has product MGGAILWGAVAAAPLFVGAVLALVRTWPPRWLGIVLGFGAGALMASIAFELWEEGLDRGGPVPLVTGVALGALSYYIAARILDARAAKTKGKAGGGQLAVGALLDGIPEQLVLGIGLASGEPVSIALVVAILVSNLPESIGSAADLLDDGMRRSRVLLLWAGVAVLCAAATVAGFALASVTGEVFRSGASGFAAGALLVMLVDSMVPEAQSKAKESTGLATVLGFALAAGLAFAS; this is encoded by the coding sequence ATGGGTGGAGCGATCCTGTGGGGAGCCGTCGCCGCGGCACCGCTGTTCGTGGGGGCGGTGCTTGCCCTCGTGCGCACGTGGCCGCCGCGGTGGCTGGGCATCGTGCTGGGTTTCGGTGCCGGCGCCCTGATGGCCTCCATCGCGTTCGAGCTCTGGGAGGAGGGCCTCGATCGCGGCGGCCCGGTCCCGCTCGTCACGGGCGTCGCCCTCGGAGCGCTCAGCTACTACATCGCCGCCCGGATCCTGGACGCCAGGGCCGCCAAGACGAAGGGGAAGGCCGGGGGAGGACAGCTCGCGGTGGGGGCCCTCCTCGACGGCATCCCGGAGCAGCTCGTCCTCGGCATCGGCCTCGCGTCCGGAGAACCGGTCAGCATCGCGCTCGTCGTCGCCATCCTCGTGTCGAACCTCCCCGAGTCCATCGGCTCCGCCGCCGACCTCCTCGACGACGGCATGCGGCGGTCTCGGGTTCTTCTCCTGTGGGCCGGCGTCGCCGTCCTCTGCGCCGCCGCCACCGTCGCCGGGTTCGCGCTCGCCAGCGTGACCGGAGAGGTCTTCCGCTCCGGCGCGAGCGGGTTCGCGGCCGGAGCGCTGCTCGTCATGCTCGTGGACTCGATGGTGCCAGAGGCCCAGTCGAAGGCCAAGGAGTCCACCGGCCTCGCGACCGTCCTGGGATTCGCGCTCGCCGCAGGGCTCGCGTTCGCATCCTGA
- a CDS encoding pyridoxamine 5'-phosphate oxidase family protein, with product MIHELDEQQSYELLATTTVGRIGYLDGGRVQIHPVNFAVSGQELLLRTSADGRLAALSVEPAEVSFEVDYHDPIGGLGWSVLMHGTLARVADDRAAGAAARVNPWAGDDRDLPLSFRIESITGRSVRRDAREGGV from the coding sequence GTGATCCACGAACTCGACGAACAACAGTCCTACGAGCTGCTGGCGACCACGACAGTGGGCCGGATCGGGTACCTCGACGGCGGTCGGGTGCAGATCCATCCGGTGAACTTCGCGGTCTCGGGTCAGGAGCTGCTCCTGCGCACGTCTGCAGACGGCCGGCTGGCGGCTCTCTCCGTCGAACCGGCCGAGGTGTCGTTCGAGGTGGACTACCACGATCCGATCGGCGGTCTGGGCTGGAGCGTGCTGATGCACGGCACCCTCGCCCGGGTGGCGGACGACAGGGCAGCGGGCGCCGCGGCGCGCGTGAACCCGTGGGCCGGGGACGACCGCGACCTTCCGTTGTCGTTCCGCATCGAGAGCATCACGGGGCGCAGCGTTCGACGCGACGCCCGCGAGGGCGGCGTCTGA
- a CDS encoding phosphotransferase family protein: MRQGAVGAVRLVERGGQRLVEKRLSDPARHRNELRALRALAGSGLPVPEVIEERPGMILMTALPGSRLDDADADTRIATLRASAPLLRALHRLDAPDDLLPAPDDAAIIERYRTSDAPALPLTIPAASGSVFCHGDWTDGNLLGQHGRITGVVDWEAAHRGDPLRELARAAWGAARKDPRSERALIDGYGADAARVRAWYPIHAAELWLWFAEAGPAEYLAQLTAELTTWRA, encoded by the coding sequence ATGAGGCAGGGTGCGGTCGGCGCGGTGCGGCTCGTCGAGCGCGGGGGGCAGCGGCTGGTCGAGAAGCGTCTGTCCGACCCCGCGCGGCACCGCAACGAGCTGCGGGCACTGCGCGCTCTCGCGGGCTCCGGACTCCCCGTGCCCGAGGTGATCGAGGAACGACCGGGCATGATCCTCATGACCGCACTCCCCGGATCGCGCCTGGACGATGCCGACGCGGACACCCGGATCGCGACTCTCCGAGCCTCGGCGCCGCTGCTCCGCGCACTTCATCGGCTCGACGCTCCGGACGACCTCCTTCCCGCGCCCGACGATGCCGCGATCATCGAGCGCTACCGCACCTCCGACGCTCCGGCCCTCCCGCTCACCATCCCCGCGGCCTCCGGGAGCGTCTTCTGCCACGGCGACTGGACCGACGGAAACCTGCTCGGGCAGCACGGACGCATCACCGGGGTCGTGGACTGGGAGGCTGCCCACCGCGGAGATCCGCTGCGCGAGCTGGCGCGCGCCGCGTGGGGCGCCGCCCGGAAGGATCCGCGGAGCGAGCGAGCGCTCATCGACGGGTACGGCGCCGATGCCGCCCGCGTCCGGGCGTGGTACCCGATCCACGCGGCGGAGCTGTGGCTGTGGTTCGCGGAGGCCGGCCCCGCCGAGTATCTCGCTCAGCTCACCGCCGAGCTGACGACCTGGCGGGCCTGA